A genomic window from Punica granatum isolate Tunisia-2019 chromosome 2, ASM765513v2, whole genome shotgun sequence includes:
- the LOC116196422 gene encoding uncharacterized protein LOC116196422 isoform X2, with translation MFGCECFCWDRVTAFEPTELGTEPFSLPSALPEWPQGRGFATGRIRLGELEVLKITKFESVWTFNQTHGKPKITFYRPEGTPDGFHCLGYYCQSNEKPLIGYVLVARDALELSVPALRKPVGYTPLWAGDAGPLYGPGYFWLPSAPSGYRPMGIVVTTEPEEPDLEEVRCVREDLTEHCEACNLICSGDSRNLKLPFEIWNTRPCNRGIWERGVPVGTFICCSRSGSSEPLDIGCLKNCDDSLHAMPNLDQIHALISHYGPTVFFHPDEVYLPSSVQWFFQNGALLCQDGESRKQPIDSNGSCLPQGGSNDGKFWINLPKDEELRNFLKRGNIESAELYVHVKPALGGSFTDIAMWVFCPFNGPVTLKVGLMSFPMTRIGEHVGDWEHFTLRVSNFTGELWGMYFSQHSGGEWVHASDLEFIDGNRPIVYSSKSGHASFANPGLYLQGSSRLGIGVRNDAARSRFFVDSSRKYKIVSAEYLGDGIIAEPCWLQYMREWGPTIMYDARAELDKVINRLPYFVRFSVENIFDLFPTELYGEEGPTGPKGKDNWEGDERC, from the exons ATGTTTGGGTGCGAGTGCTTCTGCTGGGACCGAGTCACCGCGTTCGAGCCGACCGAGCTAGGGACAGAGCCCTTCTCTCTGCCTTCAGCTCTCCCAGAATGGCCTCAAG GTCGTGGTTTTGCAACGGGGAGGATACGACTGGGCGAACTTGAGGTCTTAAAGATAACGAAGTTCGAGAGTGTCTGGACCTTCAACCAAACTCATGGGAAACCGAAAATTACGTTCTATAGGCCTGAGGGGACACCTGATGGTTTTCATTGCTTGGGCTATTATTGCCAATCGAATGAAAAGCCTCTGATAGGATATGTTCTTGTGGCTCGTGATGCCTTGGAGTTAAGTGTTCCGGCTTTGAGGAAGCCAGTCGGTTACACCCCACTTTGGGCTGGGGATGCAGGTCCGTTATATGGACCTGGGTACTTCTGGCTGCCCAGTGCCCCATCGGGTTATAGACCAATGGGAATTGTTGTGACTACCGAACCTGAGGAGCCGGATCTCGAAGAAGTTCGCTGTGTCCGGGAGGACCTAACCGAGCACTGTGAGGCTTGCAACCTTATATGTTCAGGAGACTCAAGGAACCTAAAGTTGCCATTTGAAATTTGGAACACGAGACCCTGCAATAGAGGGATCTGGGAAAGGGGTGTGCCCGTCGGAACCTTCATTTGCTGTTCTCGCTCGGGCTCGAGTGAGCCACTTGACATTGGTTGCTTGAAGAACTGTGACGATTCTCTCCATGCGATGCCAAACCTTGATCAGATTCATGCGTTGATCAGCCATTACGGGCCTACCGTCTTCTTCCACCCTGACGAGGTGTATCTTCCCTCCTCGGTCCAGTGGTTTTTCCAAAATGGGGCACTTTTATGCCAAGACGGGGAGTCAAGGAAACAACCCATCGACTCTAATGGATCATGCTTGCCCCAGGGTGGATCTAATGATGGAAAGTTCTGGATCAATCTCCCAAAGGATGAGGAGTTGCGAAATTTCCTTAAGAGAGGAAACATTGAGAGTGCGGAGCTCTACGTGCATGTAAAACCTGCCTTAGGAGGATCATTTACGGATATTGCGATGTGGGTGTTTTGTCCTTTCAATGGGCCTGTGACCCTCAAAGTCGGGTTGATGAGCTTTCCGATGACGAGGATCGGGGAGCACGTTGGTGACTGGGAGCACTTCACGCTTCGAGTGAGCAACTTCACGGGCGAGCTCTGGGGCATGTATTTCTCTCAGCATAGTGGGGGTGAGTGGGTGCATGCATCTGATCTCGAGTTTATTGATGGAAATAGGCCGATCGTGTACTCATCCAAGAGTGGGCACGCCAGCTTCGCCAATCCAGGCTTGTACCTTCAGGGCTCCTCGAGGCTCGGGATTGGAGTTAGGAATGATGCAGCTAGGAGTCGGTTCTTTGTGGACTCAAGCAGGAAGTATAAGATTGTTTCTGCGGAGTATCTTGGAGACGGGATTATTGCAGAGCCGTGCTGGTTGCAGTACATGAGGGAATGGGGGCCGACGATTATGTATGATGCTCGGGCAGAGCTCGATAAGGTCATTAACCGGTTGCCCTACTTTGTGAGGTTTTCGGTCGAAAACATCTTCGATCTGTTCCCAACAGAGCTCTACGGGGAGGAAGGGCCGACAGGGCCCAAAGGGAAGGATAACTGGGAAGGAGATGAACGATGCTAG
- the LOC116195844 gene encoding exosome complex component CSL4: MAVEEKPEELVTPGEVLGRAAELRAGKGAYVAAHNGLVYASLTGRARTVPPSPDSPDQRPMVEVIGLKAHGAVPEPGSIVIARVTKVMARLASVDIMCVGPKSVREKFTGTIRQQDVRATEIDKVDMHSSFRPGDTVRALVLSLGDARAYYLSTAKNDLGVVSAESAAGATMIPISWTEMQCPLTGQIEQRKVAKIGS, translated from the exons ATGGCGGTTGAAGAGAAGCCAGAAGAGCTGGTGACACCAGGAGAAGTGCTGGGAAGAGCGGCTGAGCTTAGAGCAGGGAAGGGCGCATACGTAGCGGCCCACAACGGCCTCGTCTACGCCTCCCTCACTGGGCGCGCCCGCACCGTACCCCCCTCGCCGGATTCCCCCGACCAG AGACCTATGGTGGAAGTGATCGGTCTGAAGGCTCATGGTGCTGTTCCAGAACCAGGTTCCATTGTTATTGCAAGA GTAACTAAGGTAATGGCTAGGTTGGCCTCTGTTGATATAATGTGCGTAGGCCCCAAGTCTGTGCGAGAAAAATTTACCGGCACCATTAG GCAACAGGACGTAAGAGCGACTGAGATTGACAAAGTAGACATGCACTCATCTTTCCGACCTGGTGATACTGTCCGCGCACTTGTT CTGTCTCTTGGAGATGCACGGGCTTACTATCTATCAACCGCCAAGAATGACCTCGGAGTCGTGTCTGCAGAGAGTGCAGCAG GCGCTACTATGATTCCTATTAGTTGGACAGAGATGCAGTGCCCATTGACTGGACAAATCGAGCAGCGAAAGGTTGCAAAGATTGGGAGCTGA
- the LOC116196674 gene encoding protein CANDIDATE G-PROTEIN COUPLED RECEPTOR 7-like, whose amino-acid sequence MGSSTASLAKFHKSPNLTLFCTFLFISSIPFSACEIKDVRIADDPRFMILFERFGFRSDGRVIVYVENISYKSNRPYPSSPLDPSRMGFFLVRDRLFPHVVNNQGHMDHLCALSSEYVKPMFRFSDLTIGSTYNSTVVISNPDEYNLVFANCLPDYKVSMTVHTEMYNLHYGDKNFLPAGQTQLPRMYFLIFLTYCGFLAVWVFICVHRKPVLDKIHWWMSALLLFKALKLLCASEDRAYIAKTGTPHGWDIAFYVFAFFKGTLLFTVIALIGTGWSVLRPFLQDREKKVLMTIIPLQVLENMAYVAVEEAGPAIRNPAWWNFVFLVIDLMCCFAVIFPVLWSIRALRESAGRPGGDTKAYRSLEKLTLFRKFYMVVVGYLYFTRVVALALGALLGYRFEWLVALTAEGASLGFYGFVFWNFQPVDKNPYLMIGGESDDNIIEISRIYTLDDEDDSDYEDEEDHDEEEE is encoded by the coding sequence ATGGGGTCTTCCACAGCTTCCTTGGCAAAGTTTCACAAATCTCCCAATCTCACGCTCTTCTGCACGTTCCTTTTCATCTCGAGCATCCCATTTTCGGCATGCGAGATCAAGGATGTCAGGATCGCGGACGATCCAAGGTTCATGATCCTGTTCGAGAGGTTCGGGTTCAGGTCAGATGGCCGCGTCATTGTGTACGTGGAGAACATCTCCTACAAGTCGAACCGCCCCTATCCCAGTTCTCCTCTCGATCCATCCCGAATGGGCTTCTTCCTAGTAAGAGACCGATTGTTCCCTCATGTCGTTAACAACCAAGGACACATGGATCACCTCTGTGCCTTATCGAGTGAGTACGTGAAACCCATGTTTCGGTTCAGCGACCTTACTATCGGCTCTACTTACAATAGCACGGTGGTGATCTCCAACCCGGACGAGTACAATCTTGTTTTCGCAAATTGTCTCCCGGATTATAAAGTGTCGATGACCGTTCACACCGAGATGTACAATTTGCACTACGGGGACAAGAATTTCCTCCCGGCAGGACAAACTCAACTGCCTAGGATGTACTTCTTGATTTTCCTAACATATTGCGGATTTTTGGCCGTATGGGTGTTCATATGTGTACATCGAAAACCAGTTCTAGACAAGATTCATTGGTGGATGTCTGCCCTGTTGCTCTTCAAGGCATTGAAATTGTTGTGCGCGTCTGAGGACAGAGCTTACATTGCGAAAACCGGCACTCCCCATGGTTGGGACATAGCATTTTATGTGTTTGCATTCTTCAAGGGCACGTTGCTTTTCACCGTGATAGCCCTGATAGGGACCGGGTGGTCGGTCCTGAGGCCGTTCCTCCAGGACCGCGAGAAGAAGGTGCTAATGACCATAATACCCTTACAGGTCCTCGAGAACATGGCTTACGTGGCCGTGGAGGAGGCAGGCCCCGCGATAAGGAACCCGGCCTGGTGGAACTTTGTGTTCCTGGTCATCGACCTCATGTGCTGCTTCGCAGTCATCTTCCCGGTCCTGTGGTCGATCAGGGCCCTCAGGGAGTCGGCCGGCCGGCCTGGAGGGGATACGAAGGCGTACCGGAGCCTCGAGAAGCTCACACTTTTTAGGAAGTTCTATATGGTGGTCGTTGGGTACTTGTACTTCACTAGGGTTGTGGCTCTGGCATTGGGAGCATTGTTGGGCTATAGGTTTGAGTGGTTGGTGGCTTTGACTGCTGAGGGTGCAAGCTTGGGATTCTATGGGTTTGTCTTCTGGAATTTCCAGCCGGTTGATAAGAATCCTTACTTGATGATCGGTGGCGAAAGCGACGATAACATCATCGAGATTTCTCGAATTTATACATTAGATGATGAGGACGACAGTGACTACGAAGACGAAGAAGAccatgatgaagaagaagaataa
- the LOC116196422 gene encoding uncharacterized protein LOC116196422 isoform X1 produces MFGCECFCWDRVTAFEPTELGTEPFSLPSALPEWPQVNRCSSECLGRGFATGRIRLGELEVLKITKFESVWTFNQTHGKPKITFYRPEGTPDGFHCLGYYCQSNEKPLIGYVLVARDALELSVPALRKPVGYTPLWAGDAGPLYGPGYFWLPSAPSGYRPMGIVVTTEPEEPDLEEVRCVREDLTEHCEACNLICSGDSRNLKLPFEIWNTRPCNRGIWERGVPVGTFICCSRSGSSEPLDIGCLKNCDDSLHAMPNLDQIHALISHYGPTVFFHPDEVYLPSSVQWFFQNGALLCQDGESRKQPIDSNGSCLPQGGSNDGKFWINLPKDEELRNFLKRGNIESAELYVHVKPALGGSFTDIAMWVFCPFNGPVTLKVGLMSFPMTRIGEHVGDWEHFTLRVSNFTGELWGMYFSQHSGGEWVHASDLEFIDGNRPIVYSSKSGHASFANPGLYLQGSSRLGIGVRNDAARSRFFVDSSRKYKIVSAEYLGDGIIAEPCWLQYMREWGPTIMYDARAELDKVINRLPYFVRFSVENIFDLFPTELYGEEGPTGPKGKDNWEGDERC; encoded by the exons ATGTTTGGGTGCGAGTGCTTCTGCTGGGACCGAGTCACCGCGTTCGAGCCGACCGAGCTAGGGACAGAGCCCTTCTCTCTGCCTTCAGCTCTCCCAGAATGGCCTCAAG TTAACAGATGCTCTTCGGAATGCTTAGGTCGTGGTTTTGCAACGGGGAGGATACGACTGGGCGAACTTGAGGTCTTAAAGATAACGAAGTTCGAGAGTGTCTGGACCTTCAACCAAACTCATGGGAAACCGAAAATTACGTTCTATAGGCCTGAGGGGACACCTGATGGTTTTCATTGCTTGGGCTATTATTGCCAATCGAATGAAAAGCCTCTGATAGGATATGTTCTTGTGGCTCGTGATGCCTTGGAGTTAAGTGTTCCGGCTTTGAGGAAGCCAGTCGGTTACACCCCACTTTGGGCTGGGGATGCAGGTCCGTTATATGGACCTGGGTACTTCTGGCTGCCCAGTGCCCCATCGGGTTATAGACCAATGGGAATTGTTGTGACTACCGAACCTGAGGAGCCGGATCTCGAAGAAGTTCGCTGTGTCCGGGAGGACCTAACCGAGCACTGTGAGGCTTGCAACCTTATATGTTCAGGAGACTCAAGGAACCTAAAGTTGCCATTTGAAATTTGGAACACGAGACCCTGCAATAGAGGGATCTGGGAAAGGGGTGTGCCCGTCGGAACCTTCATTTGCTGTTCTCGCTCGGGCTCGAGTGAGCCACTTGACATTGGTTGCTTGAAGAACTGTGACGATTCTCTCCATGCGATGCCAAACCTTGATCAGATTCATGCGTTGATCAGCCATTACGGGCCTACCGTCTTCTTCCACCCTGACGAGGTGTATCTTCCCTCCTCGGTCCAGTGGTTTTTCCAAAATGGGGCACTTTTATGCCAAGACGGGGAGTCAAGGAAACAACCCATCGACTCTAATGGATCATGCTTGCCCCAGGGTGGATCTAATGATGGAAAGTTCTGGATCAATCTCCCAAAGGATGAGGAGTTGCGAAATTTCCTTAAGAGAGGAAACATTGAGAGTGCGGAGCTCTACGTGCATGTAAAACCTGCCTTAGGAGGATCATTTACGGATATTGCGATGTGGGTGTTTTGTCCTTTCAATGGGCCTGTGACCCTCAAAGTCGGGTTGATGAGCTTTCCGATGACGAGGATCGGGGAGCACGTTGGTGACTGGGAGCACTTCACGCTTCGAGTGAGCAACTTCACGGGCGAGCTCTGGGGCATGTATTTCTCTCAGCATAGTGGGGGTGAGTGGGTGCATGCATCTGATCTCGAGTTTATTGATGGAAATAGGCCGATCGTGTACTCATCCAAGAGTGGGCACGCCAGCTTCGCCAATCCAGGCTTGTACCTTCAGGGCTCCTCGAGGCTCGGGATTGGAGTTAGGAATGATGCAGCTAGGAGTCGGTTCTTTGTGGACTCAAGCAGGAAGTATAAGATTGTTTCTGCGGAGTATCTTGGAGACGGGATTATTGCAGAGCCGTGCTGGTTGCAGTACATGAGGGAATGGGGGCCGACGATTATGTATGATGCTCGGGCAGAGCTCGATAAGGTCATTAACCGGTTGCCCTACTTTGTGAGGTTTTCGGTCGAAAACATCTTCGATCTGTTCCCAACAGAGCTCTACGGGGAGGAAGGGCCGACAGGGCCCAAAGGGAAGGATAACTGGGAAGGAGATGAACGATGCTAG
- the LOC116194476 gene encoding leucine-rich repeat receptor-like protein kinase PXL1, translating into METHFLFFFYCCIGLSLVFAEGAQMNNELSSLLSIKSVLVDPLGNLKDWRSPNGSVGTDGIVHCTWTGVVCSPSGFVEKLDLSYMNLSGRVSEHIQDLTSLASINLSGNLFDSSLPKYLPNLTSLRSIDVSMNNFIGQFPIGLGQARVLRELNASSNNFAGAIPEDLGNATLLESLDLRGNFFEGSVPASFENLQSLRFLGISGNNLTGRIPRELGRLSSLETIILGYNEFEGEIPSEFGNLSNLRYLDLAVGTLSGQIPAGLGKLQKLTTVYLYDNNFLGIIPPEIGNMSSLVFLDLSANQISGEIPESIGDLKNLELLNLMCNRLTGSVPTQLEELTNLQVLALWKNSLTGILPPNLGNKSPLQWLDVSSNSLSGKIPKGLCNSGNLTKLILFNNSFSGTIPLGLSGCNSLVRVRVQHNLISGPIPNGFGTLPGLQRLELAYNNVSGQIPQDFFLSPSLSFIDLSHNQLQSSIPSGIFSLPSLQTFIASNNKLDGKIPDEFQDCPSLALLDLSSNGFLGSIPDSIASCRKLVKLDLKNNHFDGEIPKSLAAMPTLAILNLSNNSFAGQIPENFGSSPALESLNLSYNKLVGQVPSMGILTNINPNELVGNPGLCGGVLPPCLQKSSSWSRQQKGMHVYHIIVGFAIGTSVILCFGLTFFVGKFLYRRWYLYDTNYFYGRWFKKGTEEWPWRLVAFQRVCFTSGDILGCINESNIIGMGGTGMVYKAEIHRPHVVVAVKKLWRSGSDIENGEDLLREVNLLGRLRHRNIVRLLGYVHNESDAMMVYEYMPNGNLGTALHGKQAGKLLVDWVSRYNVAVGVAQGLNYLHNDCYPPVIHRDIKSNNILLDANLGARIADFGLARMMIHKNETVSMVAGSYGYIAPEYGYTLKVDEKSDIYSFGVVLLELLTGKMPLDPGFGESTDIVEWVRTNIRDNKAVEEVLDPSIAGQCKLVQEEMLLVLRIALLCTAKLPKDRPSMRDVLMMLGEAKPRRKSVCYNNNNDGQNVAKDRPVFSTSPVIGLL; encoded by the exons ATGGAAACtcatttcctcttcttcttctactgTTGTATTGGGCTTTCACTTGTTTTTGCTGAGGGAGCTCAGATGAACAATGAGCTCTCATCTCTGCTTTCCATAAAATCGGTCCTCGTCGATCCCTTAGGCAACCTCAAGGACTGGAGGTCGCCGAATGGCTCTGTCGGAACTGATGGTATCGTTCATTGCACCTGGACTGGCGTGGTGTGCAGCCCCAGCGGGTTCGTAGAGAAGCTTGACCTTTCCTACATGAACCTCAGCGGCCGGGTCTCCGAGCACATTCAGGACCTGACCAGTCTCGCCTCGATAAACCTGAGTGGGAACTTGTTTGATTCCTCGCTCCCGAAGTATCTCCCAAACCTCACGTCCCTCAGGAGCATCGACGTGAGCATGAACAACTTCATTGGGCAGTTCCCTATTGGTCTCGGGCAGGCCCGAGTGCTGAGGGAACTCAACGCGTCGAGCAACAATTTTGCAGGCGCCATCCCGGAAGACCTTGGAAATGCAACCCTTCTGGAGAGCCTCGACTTGAGGGGAAATTTCTTTGAGGGATCAGTCCCGGCTTCGTTTGAGAACTTGCAAAGTCTGAGGTTTCTTGGGATCTCGGGGAATAATCTTACTGGAAGGATCCCGAGAGAGCTCGGGAGGCTTTCTTCACTGGAGACAATCATTCTCGGGTACAATGAGTTTGAGGGGGAGATTCCTTCAGAGTTTGGGAATCTGTCGAACCTTCGTTACCTCGACTTAGCAGTTGGGACTCTGAGTGGTCAGATTCCTGCTGGGCTTGGGAAGCTCCAGAAGCTCACAACAGTTTATTTGTATGATAACAACTTCTTGGGGATTATCCCACCAGAGATTGGAAACATGTCCTCTCTCGTATTCCTGGACCTCTCGGCCAACCAGATATCGGGAGAGATTCCTGAGAGCATTGGAGATTTGAAGAACCTGGAACTTCTTAACTTAATGTGCAACCGGCTGACTGGTTCTGTTCCAACTCAACTTGAGGAGTTAACCAATTTGCAGGTTCTTGCTCTGTGGAAGAACTCCTTGACTGGAATCCTGCCTCCGAATCTTGGAAACAAATCGCCTCTTCAGTGGCTTGACGTCTCCTCAAACTCCTTGTCAGGCAAAATCCCGAAAGGCCTCTGCAATTCGGGAAACCTCACCAAGCTCATTCTCTTCAACAACTCCTTCTCAGGCACGATCCCTCTCGGGCTCTCAGGCTGCAATTCATTAGTCCGAGTACGGGTGCAGCACAACCTTATCTCCGGCCCAATCCCAAATGGTTTTGGGACCCTTCCAGGACTCCAGCGGCTCGAGTTGGCCTATAACAACGTATCAGGTCAGATCCCACAGGATTTCTTCCTCTCCCCTTCGCTTTCTTTCATAGACCTCTCACATAACCAACTCCAATCCTCCATCCCTTCTGGGATCTTCTCACTCCCCAGCCTTCAGACCTTTATAGCCTCAAACAACAAGTTAGACGGGAAAATCCCAGATGAATTCCAGGATTGCCCGTCCCTTGCCTTGCTCGATCTCTCAAGCAATGGTTTCTTGGGAAGTATTCCCGATAGCATAGCTTCATGTCGAAAGTTAGTGAAGCTAGATCTCAAAAACAACCATTTCGATGGTGAAATCCCAAAATCTCTTGCAGCAATGCCAACTCTAGCAATTCTGAACCTCTCCAACAACTCCTTCGCTGGTCAAATCCCAGAAAATTTTGGGAGCTCACCAGCCTTGGAAAGTCTTAACTTGTCATATAACAAACTCGTCGGCCAAGTCCCTTCGATGGGGATCTTGACGAACATTAACCCAAATGAACTAGTGGGCAATCCCGGTCTTTGTGGAGGGGTGCTTCCCCCCTGTTTGCAGAAGTCTTCTAGTTGGTCAAGGCAGCAAAAGGGCATGCATGTCTATCACATAATAGTAGGTTTCGCGATCGGGACATCGGTGATTCTATGCTTTGGCCTCACATTCTTTGTTGGCAAGTTCCTCTATCGGAGATGGTACTTGTACGATACCAATTACTTCTATGGACGATGGTTTAAGAAGGGTACTGAGGAATGGCCTTGGCGCCTTGTGGCATTCCAGAGAGTGTGCTTCACTAGTGGAGACATCTTAGGCTGCATCAACGAGTCGAACATCATAGGGATGGGCGGGACCGGGATGGTGTACAAGGCTGAGATTCACCGGCCTCATGTGGTCGTGGCGGTTAAGAAGCTGTGGAGGTCAGGATCGGACATAGAGAATGGGGAAGACCTGCTAAGGGAAGTCAATCTCCTGGGGAGGCTTAGGCATCGCAACATCGTAAGGCTCTTAGGGTATGTCCACAACGAGAGCGATGCGATGATGGTGTATGAATACATGCCGAACGGGAACCTTGGGACTGCCCTGCACGGGAAACAGGCGGGAAAGTTGCTCGTAGACTGGGTCTCGAGATACAATGTAGCAGTCGGGGTTGCACAAGGGTTGAATTATCTCCACAATGATTGCTACCCACCAGTTATTCACCGGGACATCAAGTCAAACAATATACTGCTCGATGCAAATCTCGGGGCAAGGATAGCAGATTTCGGCCTTGCAAGGATGATGATCCACAAGAATGAGACTGTATCAATGGTTGCTGGATCTTATGGATACATAGCACCAG AATATGGGTACACACTGAAGGTAGACGAGAAGAGTGACATATACAGCTTTGGTGTCGTGCTTCTGGAGCTCCTGACGGGGAAGATGCCATTGGACCCGGGATTTGGGGAGTCGACAGACATAGTGGAGTGGGTCAGGACAAATATCAGAGACAACAAGGCCGTGGAAGAAGTCCTGGACCCGAGCATTGCAGGCCAGTGCAAGCTGGTCCAAGAAGAGATGCTCTTGGTACTCCGAATCGCACTCCTTTGCACCGCTAAGCTGCCAAAGGACCGACCCTCTATGAGGGATGTTTTGATGATGCTTGGAGAGGCCAAACCCCGGAGGAAGAGTGTGTGCTACAATAACAACAATGACGGGCAAAATGTGGCAAAGGACAGGCCGGTCTTTAGCACTTCGCCAGTGATCGGCCTTCTATAG